Proteins encoded by one window of Phenylobacterium soli:
- a CDS encoding PleD family two-component system response regulator has product MTARILVVDDIEANVRLLEAKLASEYYEVLTASDGPTALAVAAAEKPDIILLDVMMPGMDGFSVCRRLKDDAETRHIPVVLVTALDGRGDRVAGLESGADEFLTKPIDDMMLFARVRSLTRLKAVIDELREREASGRRMGVIAGAHVRLGGAGGRILVVDDHIRQAQRVAAELSVEHRPVVETEPDKALLTAKGAVDLIILNTAARGFDGLRLAAQIRSDEQTRNVPVIAVVDFDERPKVMKALEIGVNDILARPIDPQELAARARTQIRRKRYTDYLRDNLDQSLELAVTDQLTGLHNRRYMQGRLEALARRAAAGGEPVGCLVIDIDHFKKINDSFGHEVGDEVLREFAVRLASNVRAIDLPVRYGGEEFVVVMPDTSLDVAQRIAERIRLHVAGSPFRVLGGEELLSVTISIGVAATAGADDTPQAMLRRADAAMYEAKSQGRNRVIARAA; this is encoded by the coding sequence ATGACGGCCCGGATCCTCGTCGTCGACGACATCGAGGCCAACGTCCGGCTGCTCGAAGCCAAGCTCGCCTCCGAATACTACGAGGTGCTGACCGCCAGCGACGGGCCGACCGCGCTCGCCGTCGCCGCCGCCGAGAAGCCCGACATCATCCTGCTCGACGTCATGATGCCCGGCATGGACGGCTTCTCCGTCTGCCGCCGGCTGAAGGACGACGCCGAGACGCGCCACATCCCGGTGGTGCTGGTCACCGCCCTCGACGGCCGTGGTGACCGCGTCGCCGGGCTCGAGTCGGGCGCCGACGAGTTCCTGACCAAGCCCATCGACGACATGATGCTGTTCGCCCGGGTGCGTTCGCTGACGCGCCTGAAGGCGGTGATCGACGAGCTGCGCGAGCGCGAGGCCTCCGGCCGGCGCATGGGCGTGATCGCCGGCGCGCACGTCCGCCTCGGCGGGGCAGGGGGCCGCATCCTGGTGGTCGACGACCATATCCGCCAGGCCCAGCGCGTGGCGGCCGAGCTTTCGGTCGAGCACCGGCCGGTGGTCGAGACCGAGCCCGACAAGGCCCTGCTCACCGCCAAGGGCGCGGTGGACCTGATCATCCTCAACACCGCCGCGCGGGGCTTCGACGGGCTCAGGCTTGCCGCCCAGATCCGCTCGGACGAGCAGACCCGCAACGTGCCGGTCATCGCCGTGGTCGACTTCGACGAGCGGCCGAAGGTGATGAAGGCCCTCGAGATCGGGGTGAACGACATCCTCGCCCGGCCGATCGACCCGCAGGAGCTGGCCGCTCGGGCCCGCACCCAGATCCGCCGCAAGCGCTACACCGACTACCTGCGCGACAACCTCGACCAGTCGCTGGAGCTGGCGGTCACCGACCAGCTCACCGGCCTGCACAACCGCCGCTACATGCAGGGCCGGCTGGAAGCCCTGGCGCGGCGCGCCGCGGCCGGCGGCGAGCCGGTGGGCTGCCTGGTCATCGACATCGACCACTTCAAGAAGATCAACGACAGCTTCGGCCACGAGGTCGGCGACGAGGTGCTGCGCGAGTTCGCCGTGCGGCTGGCATCCAACGTGCGGGCCATCGACCTGCCGGTCCGCTACGGCGGCGAGGAGTTCGTGGTGGTCATGCCCGACACCTCGCTGGACGTCGCCCAGCGCATCGCCGAGCGCATCCGCCTGCACGTCGCCGGCTCGCCGTTCCGCGTCCTCGGCGGCGAGGAACTGCTCAGCGTGACCATCTCCATCGGCGTCGCCGCCACCGCCGGGGCCGACGACACCCCCCAGGCCATGCTCCGCCGCGCCGACGCGGCCATGTACGAGGCCAAGTCCCAGGGCCGCAACCGCGTCATCGCCCGCGCGGCGTAG
- a CDS encoding DNA polymerase IV translates to MKAFCRDCFWTGEEPVRRCPTCASPRIVAHEELGALAIAHMDCDAFYASVEKRDRPELRDRPVIVGGGKRGVVTTCCYIARISGVRSAMPMFKALKACPEAVVIKPDFAKYKAESRRILGMAGELTPLIQNLSLDEAWMDLSGTERLHQAPPALTLARLQARIESQTGLTVSIGLAANKFLAKIASDLDKPRGFSVIGAAEAQGFLAPRKVGILPGVGPAMAASLEKAGYRTVGDLARADPKALAERWGAHGLRLAQLATGRDSRPVNPNEERKGISAETTFETDLSALADLEDKLAPLCEKVARQARAAGLAGRVVTLKLRATDFKIVTRRRTIPVPTQTAKTLFAVGRELLAREAGGKPWRLIGIGVADLVEAGAVEADFFAGEERRALASERTIDALRARFGAEAVTSGRILRLKGNPKAE, encoded by the coding sequence ATGAAGGCCTTCTGCCGCGACTGCTTCTGGACGGGCGAGGAGCCGGTCCGGCGCTGCCCGACCTGCGCCAGCCCGCGCATCGTCGCCCACGAGGAGCTCGGCGCCCTCGCCATCGCCCACATGGACTGCGACGCCTTCTACGCCAGCGTCGAGAAGCGCGACCGGCCCGAGCTGCGCGACCGGCCGGTGATCGTCGGCGGCGGCAAGCGCGGGGTGGTCACCACCTGCTGCTACATCGCCCGCATCTCCGGCGTCCGCTCGGCCATGCCGATGTTCAAGGCGCTGAAGGCCTGCCCCGAGGCGGTGGTCATCAAGCCCGACTTCGCCAAGTACAAGGCCGAGAGCCGCCGCATCCTCGGCATGGCCGGCGAGCTCACCCCGCTGATCCAGAACCTCTCCCTCGACGAGGCCTGGATGGACCTCTCGGGCACCGAGCGACTGCATCAGGCCCCGCCGGCCCTGACGCTGGCCCGTCTGCAGGCGCGCATCGAAAGCCAGACCGGCCTCACCGTCTCGATCGGCCTCGCGGCGAACAAGTTCCTGGCCAAGATCGCCTCGGACCTCGACAAGCCGCGCGGCTTCTCGGTGATCGGCGCGGCGGAGGCGCAAGGCTTCCTCGCGCCCCGCAAGGTCGGGATCCTGCCCGGCGTCGGCCCCGCCATGGCGGCGAGCCTGGAGAAGGCCGGCTACCGCACGGTCGGCGACCTCGCCCGCGCCGATCCCAAGGCGCTGGCCGAGCGCTGGGGCGCCCATGGCCTCAGGCTCGCCCAGCTCGCCACCGGCCGCGACAGCCGCCCGGTCAATCCCAACGAGGAGCGCAAGGGGATCAGCGCCGAGACCACCTTCGAGACCGACCTTTCCGCCCTCGCCGATCTCGAGGACAAGCTCGCCCCGCTCTGCGAGAAGGTCGCCCGCCAGGCCCGCGCCGCCGGCCTCGCCGGCCGCGTCGTGACCCTCAAGCTGCGCGCCACCGACTTCAAGATCGTCACCCGCCGGCGGACCATCCCGGTGCCGACCCAGACGGCCAAGACCCTGTTCGCCGTCGGCCGCGAGCTGCTGGCCAGGGAAGCCGGCGGCAAGCCCTGGCGGCTGATCGGCATCGGCGTCGCCGACCTCGTGGAAGCCGGCGCCGTCGAGGCCGACTTCTTTGCCGGCGAGGAGCGGCGGGCCCTCGCCAGCGAGCGCACCATCGATGCGCTGCGCGCCCGATTCGGCGCCGAGGCGGTGACCTCCGGACGCATCCTACGCCTGAAGGGTAATCCGAAAGCCGAGTGA
- a CDS encoding NUDIX hydrolase, translating to MSEPEPKPFKPEGPARVPGARAVRPKSAATVMIIRRDGPKPRVLMGKRHGGHSFMPDRWVFPGGRIDRADYRAPFATDLRHDVSAVFDAYLKPGKGRALALAAVRETWEEAGLLLARPAPQRPAAGPWREFIEQGALPDLEALDVVARAITPPAVGKRFDTWFLVADAERLMSLDRQADCGELEEIAWVDFDEAQALPLPQVTRMMIKESVERMRDPNRPKPFLRFKDGGMRPSHL from the coding sequence ATGAGCGAACCTGAACCCAAGCCCTTCAAGCCGGAAGGGCCCGCGCGCGTCCCCGGGGCCCGCGCCGTCCGCCCGAAGAGCGCCGCCACGGTGATGATCATCCGCCGCGACGGGCCCAAGCCACGCGTGCTGATGGGCAAGCGCCACGGCGGCCACTCCTTCATGCCCGACCGCTGGGTGTTTCCCGGCGGCCGCATCGACCGGGCCGACTACCGCGCCCCCTTCGCCACCGATCTTCGTCACGACGTCTCGGCGGTGTTCGACGCCTATCTGAAGCCCGGCAAGGGCCGCGCCCTGGCGCTCGCCGCCGTGCGCGAGACCTGGGAGGAAGCCGGGCTGCTGCTGGCCAGGCCCGCGCCCCAGCGCCCCGCCGCCGGCCCCTGGCGCGAGTTCATCGAACAGGGCGCCCTGCCCGACCTCGAGGCGCTGGACGTGGTCGCCCGCGCCATCACCCCGCCGGCGGTCGGCAAGCGCTTCGACACCTGGTTCCTGGTGGCCGACGCCGAGCGGCTGATGAGCCTGGACCGGCAGGCCGACTGCGGCGAGCTGGAGGAGATCGCCTGGGTCGACTTCGACGAGGCCCAGGCCCTGCCCCTGCCGCAGGTCACCCGCATGATGATCAAGGAATCGGTGGAGCGGATGCGCGATCCGAACCGGCCGAAGCCCTTCCTCCGCTTCAAGGACGGGGGTATGCGGCCCTCCCATCTGTAG
- the rpmG gene encoding 50S ribosomal protein L33 produces MAKPASIKIRLNSSADTGFFYVTKKNARTKTDKLVLKKYDPIARKHVEFREGKIK; encoded by the coding sequence ATGGCGAAGCCCGCCTCCATCAAGATCCGCCTGAACTCCTCGGCGGACACCGGCTTCTTCTACGTGACCAAGAAGAACGCCCGCACCAAGACCGACAAGCTCGTGCTGAAGAAGTACGACCCAATCGCGCGCAAGCACGTCGAGTTCCGCGAAGGCAAGATCAAGTAA
- a CDS encoding HAD family hydrolase produces MSASSPAPSTAPSLQTLGLSRERPLVIVDVDEVLGLFMKGFGDFLAERGYDFRIDRFALFQNIYPRGGTEHLDLATGQKLFDDFFATHCAEIEPVPGAAAALQGLNRRAEILILSNAPPQAERLRGEWLRKHGLPHTLILNSGPKGPITRGIVAQTPHRTAFVDDLLPNLDSVAEHAPATATFQHVADERLRPLAPAAPERHPRIDDWADLAAAIEAAIHG; encoded by the coding sequence TTGTCCGCTTCCTCTCCCGCCCCCAGCACCGCCCCTTCGCTTCAGACCCTGGGCCTGTCGCGCGAGCGGCCGCTGGTGATCGTCGACGTCGACGAGGTGCTGGGCCTGTTCATGAAGGGCTTCGGCGATTTCCTGGCCGAGCGCGGCTACGACTTCCGAATCGACCGCTTCGCCCTCTTCCAGAACATCTATCCCAGGGGCGGGACCGAGCACCTCGACCTCGCCACCGGCCAGAAGCTGTTCGACGACTTCTTCGCCACCCACTGCGCCGAGATCGAGCCGGTCCCGGGCGCGGCGGCGGCGCTGCAGGGGCTCAACCGGCGGGCCGAGATCCTGATCCTCTCCAACGCCCCGCCCCAGGCCGAGCGGCTGCGCGGCGAGTGGCTGAGGAAGCATGGCCTGCCGCACACCCTGATCCTCAATTCCGGGCCGAAGGGCCCGATCACCCGCGGCATCGTCGCCCAGACGCCGCATCGCACGGCCTTCGTCGACGACCTGTTGCCGAACCTCGATTCGGTGGCCGAGCACGCGCCCGCCACGGCGACCTTCCAGCACGTCGCCGACGAGCGGCTGCGGCCGCTGGCGCCGGCTGCGCCCGAGCGCCACCCGCGCATCGACGACTGGGCCGACCTCGCCGCCGCCATCGAGGCGGCGATCCACGGCTAG
- the clpS gene encoding ATP-dependent Clp protease adapter ClpS: MAERKQGDQATGVRTAVVTQTKPKTQKPSMYRVLLLNDDYTPMEFVVYVLEQFFNKSREDATRIMLHVHQHGVGVCGVYTYEVAETKVAQVVDTARRHQHPLQCTMEKD, encoded by the coding sequence ATGGCCGAACGCAAACAAGGTGATCAGGCCACGGGCGTTCGAACGGCGGTGGTCACTCAGACCAAGCCGAAGACGCAGAAACCCTCAATGTACCGGGTTCTGCTCTTGAACGACGACTACACTCCTATGGAATTTGTAGTCTATGTACTTGAGCAGTTCTTCAACAAGTCGCGCGAAGACGCGACTCGCATCATGCTGCATGTGCATCAACACGGGGTCGGTGTGTGCGGCGTGTACACTTACGAGGTGGCGGAAACAAAAGTCGCGCAGGTCGTTGATACGGCCAGGCGGCACCAGCATCCGCTGCAGTGCACCATGGAAAAGGATTAG
- a CDS encoding ROK family protein, with protein sequence MIRIGVDFGGTKIEAAALDAQGRFLARVRAPSPKAYDAALETVRDLVAEAERQAGARAPRVGVGIPGSVSPVSGLIRNANSTHLNGRPLQADLEAALGRPVRLANDANCFALSEATDGAGQGARVVFGVILGTGCGGGVVVDGQSLSGRNGVAGEWGHAPLPWPKADELPAPDCWCGRRGCLELWVSGSGLGRSWKPGADGAAVVAAAQAGEPSAVAALRAYVDRLGRGLALVCDVLDPDVIVLGGGMSNLDALYDRLPAAIAPHVFSDVFATPVVKAAHGDSSGVRGAAWLWPT encoded by the coding sequence ATGATCCGCATCGGCGTGGACTTCGGCGGCACCAAGATCGAGGCGGCGGCGCTGGACGCGCAGGGCCGCTTCCTGGCCCGCGTCCGCGCGCCCTCGCCGAAGGCCTATGACGCGGCGCTGGAGACGGTGCGCGACCTCGTCGCCGAGGCCGAGCGCCAGGCCGGCGCCCGCGCCCCGCGGGTCGGCGTCGGCATCCCCGGCTCGGTCTCGCCGGTCAGCGGCCTGATCCGCAACGCCAACTCCACCCACCTCAACGGCCGGCCGCTCCAGGCCGACCTCGAGGCGGCGCTCGGTCGCCCGGTGCGGCTCGCCAACGACGCCAACTGCTTCGCCCTGTCCGAGGCCACCGACGGCGCCGGCCAGGGGGCGCGGGTGGTGTTCGGCGTCATCCTCGGAACCGGCTGCGGCGGCGGCGTGGTCGTCGACGGCCAGTCCCTCTCTGGGCGCAACGGCGTGGCCGGCGAGTGGGGCCATGCGCCCCTGCCCTGGCCCAAGGCCGACGAGCTGCCGGCCCCGGACTGCTGGTGCGGCCGCCGCGGCTGCCTGGAGCTGTGGGTCTCGGGTTCTGGCCTCGGCCGCAGCTGGAAGCCCGGAGCGGACGGCGCGGCCGTGGTCGCCGCGGCCCAGGCCGGCGAGCCCTCCGCCGTGGCCGCCCTCCGCGCCTACGTCGACCGGCTGGGCCGGGGCCTCGCCCTGGTCTGCGACGTCCTCGACCCGGACGTCATCGTCCTCGGCGGCGGCATGTCCAACCTCGACGCGCTCTACGACCGCCTGCCCGCCGCCATCGCCCCGCACGTCTTCTCCGACGTCTTCGCGACGCCGGTGGTCAAGGCGGCGCACGGCGATTCCTCCGGCGTGCGCGGCGCGGCCTGGCTGTGGCCGACATGA
- a CDS encoding response regulator, with protein sequence MAKKVLIVEDNELNMKLFHDLLEAQGYETLQTREGLQALALAREHRPDLILMDIQLPEISGLEVTKWLKEDDELAHIPVVAVTAFAMKGDEERIREGGCEAYISKPISVSHFLDTIRRLLD encoded by the coding sequence ATGGCCAAGAAGGTCCTCATCGTCGAGGATAACGAGCTGAACATGAAGCTCTTTCATGATCTGCTCGAAGCCCAGGGGTACGAGACCCTTCAGACCCGCGAGGGTCTGCAGGCGCTTGCGTTGGCGCGCGAGCATCGCCCCGACCTCATCCTCATGGACATCCAGCTGCCGGAGATCTCGGGACTCGAGGTCACCAAGTGGCTGAAGGAAGACGACGAGTTGGCCCATATCCCGGTGGTGGCGGTGACCGCCTTCGCCATGAAGGGGGACGAGGAGCGCATCCGCGAGGGCGGCTGCGAGGCCTACATCTCCAAGCCGATCTCGGTCTCCCACTTCTTGGACACCATCCGCCGGCTCCTGGACTAG
- the rnr gene encoding ribonuclease R — MAKPRAPKSRPPAKTPQGLPDKETLLAYIREHGESDRADLARAFGLKGAERRALREMLRELEGQGGLSRRGRKGFAEPGALPEVGVVDVVERDPDGDLLVRLTKGEDAPLVVLAPSRKAEAGQAPGLGDRLLVRFERLEGGEYEARLIKRLGQSAHRLLGVIRKARREIRVEPVDRRSKDTLVLDPSEAAELKDGDLVLAQMSGPAARYGPHRGKLLEVVGREDEPRAASLIAIHAHGIPTGFSPAAEAEAEAAEPPTLKGREDLREVPFITIDPADARDHDDAVYAEPDTDEKNPGGWIAWVAIADVAAYVRPGSALDREARDKGNSVYFPDRVEPMLPERLSNGLCSLREGENRACLAVRMVFGKDGRKRSHRFVRGLMRSAAKLSYEQAQAAIEGQTDGKTMGLLDPILKPLWEAYDCLKTGRDARSPLAIESLERKIHIDEMGRIASIIPRSSLEAHRLIEEFMIQANVCAAETLEQKKIPLIYRVHDEPSFEKLQALVDFLATLEIPWSKGEAPRTERFNKLLGETRGTPHAEIVNEVVLRTQMQAHYSSENIGHYGLNLAKYAHFTSPIRRYADLIVHRALITALKLGDDGLTERDVATMKETAELITMAERRAMAAERDATDRYIAAFLADRVGAEFDGKITGVTRFGLFVRLAETGADGLVPVSSLGGEYFVHDDRTHALVGERTGARWPLGMAVRVRLREATPLTGGLLFEMLSEPAPADRSMPAPRLGMRARGDRRPGPGGKGPGGAHRPGKPGRPKNIRNGRKRGGPRK, encoded by the coding sequence ATGGCCAAGCCCCGCGCCCCGAAATCCCGTCCGCCCGCCAAGACGCCCCAGGGCCTTCCCGACAAGGAGACCCTGCTCGCCTACATCCGCGAGCACGGCGAGAGCGACCGGGCCGACCTCGCCCGCGCCTTCGGGCTGAAGGGCGCCGAGCGCCGGGCGCTGCGCGAGATGCTGCGCGAACTGGAAGGCCAAGGCGGCCTTTCCCGCCGCGGCCGCAAGGGCTTCGCCGAGCCCGGCGCCCTGCCCGAGGTGGGCGTCGTCGACGTGGTCGAGCGCGACCCGGACGGCGACCTCCTGGTCCGCCTGACCAAGGGCGAGGACGCGCCGCTCGTGGTGCTGGCCCCCAGCCGCAAGGCCGAGGCCGGCCAGGCCCCGGGCCTCGGCGACCGGCTGCTGGTCCGCTTCGAGCGCCTCGAGGGCGGGGAGTACGAGGCCCGGCTCATCAAGCGCCTGGGCCAGAGCGCCCATCGTCTGCTCGGCGTCATCCGCAAGGCGCGCCGCGAGATCCGCGTCGAGCCGGTGGACCGGCGCTCCAAGGACACCCTCGTCCTCGACCCGTCCGAAGCCGCGGAGCTGAAGGACGGCGACCTCGTCCTCGCCCAGATGAGCGGCCCGGCCGCCCGCTACGGCCCGCATCGCGGCAAGCTGCTGGAGGTGGTCGGCCGCGAGGACGAGCCGCGCGCGGCCTCCCTGATCGCCATCCACGCCCACGGCATCCCCACCGGCTTCTCGCCGGCCGCCGAAGCGGAGGCCGAGGCCGCCGAGCCGCCCACCCTCAAGGGCCGCGAGGACCTGCGCGAGGTCCCCTTCATCACCATCGACCCGGCCGACGCCCGCGACCACGACGACGCGGTCTATGCCGAGCCGGACACCGACGAGAAGAACCCCGGCGGCTGGATCGCCTGGGTGGCCATCGCCGACGTCGCCGCCTACGTCCGCCCCGGCTCCGCCCTCGACCGCGAGGCGCGCGACAAGGGCAACAGCGTCTACTTCCCCGACCGGGTGGAGCCGATGCTGCCCGAGCGCCTGTCCAACGGCCTGTGCTCCCTGCGCGAGGGCGAGAACCGCGCCTGCCTCGCCGTGCGGATGGTGTTCGGCAAGGACGGCCGCAAGCGCTCGCACCGCTTCGTGCGCGGCCTGATGCGCTCGGCCGCCAAGCTCTCCTACGAGCAGGCCCAGGCCGCCATCGAGGGCCAGACCGACGGCAAGACCATGGGGCTCCTCGATCCCATCCTGAAGCCGCTCTGGGAAGCCTACGACTGCCTCAAGACGGGCCGCGACGCCCGCTCGCCCCTGGCCATCGAGAGCCTGGAGCGGAAGATCCACATCGACGAGATGGGCCGCATCGCCTCGATCATCCCGCGCAGCTCCCTGGAGGCCCACCGGCTGATCGAGGAGTTCATGATCCAGGCCAACGTCTGCGCCGCCGAGACGCTTGAGCAGAAGAAGATCCCGCTGATCTACCGGGTCCACGACGAGCCGAGCTTCGAGAAGCTGCAGGCCCTGGTCGACTTCCTGGCCACCCTCGAAATCCCCTGGAGCAAGGGCGAGGCGCCGCGCACCGAACGCTTCAACAAGCTGCTCGGCGAGACCCGCGGCACCCCCCATGCCGAGATCGTCAACGAGGTCGTCCTGCGCACCCAGATGCAGGCGCACTATTCGTCCGAGAACATCGGCCACTACGGGCTCAACCTGGCGAAGTACGCCCACTTCACCTCGCCGATCCGCCGCTACGCCGACCTCATCGTCCACCGCGCCCTGATCACCGCCCTGAAGCTCGGCGACGACGGGCTGACCGAACGCGACGTCGCCACCATGAAGGAGACGGCCGAGCTGATCACCATGGCCGAGCGGCGCGCCATGGCCGCCGAGCGCGACGCCACCGACCGCTACATCGCCGCCTTCCTCGCCGATCGCGTGGGCGCGGAGTTCGACGGCAAGATCACCGGCGTCACCCGGTTCGGCCTCTTCGTGCGCCTGGCCGAGACCGGCGCCGACGGCCTTGTGCCGGTGTCGAGCCTCGGCGGCGAGTACTTCGTCCACGACGATCGCACCCACGCCCTGGTCGGCGAGCGGACCGGCGCGCGCTGGCCGCTGGGCATGGCCGTGCGCGTCCGTCTGCGCGAGGCGACGCCGCTCACCGGCGGCCTCCTCTTCGAGATGCTGAGCGAGCCGGCGCCTGCCGACCGCTCCATGCCCGCCCCGCGGCTCGGCATGCGCGCACGCGGCGACCGGCGCCCCGGTCCCGGCGGCAAAGGTCCCGGCGGCGCGCACCGCCCCGGCAAGCCGGGCCGGCCGAAGAACATCCGCAATGGCCGCAAGCGCGGCGGTCCGAGGAAGTAA
- a CDS encoding SDR family NAD(P)-dependent oxidoreductase: MAANPNLAKLPAVGPGKVAVITGGASGIGLAAAKAFAEAGMKVVLCDLPGEPLQEAASEVSRLCGRPADIMAAGCDVAHAESLAQVKERVVSEFGVPSILMNNAGIGLNPGGVGENLPAWRRLIDVNFWGVEHGLQAFVPCMTADDAPRMIINTGSKQGITTPPGNAAYNVAKAAVKALTEALAYELRQKDGCRVSAHLLIPGFTFTGITGRAEKPAAAWTAEQVVDFMIDALARGDFYILCPDNDVDRRTDEKRMAWAIGDIIENRPALSRWHSDYKDAFAAYMAMD, from the coding sequence ATGGCCGCCAATCCCAACCTCGCCAAGCTGCCGGCCGTCGGTCCGGGAAAGGTGGCGGTGATCACCGGCGGCGCCAGCGGCATCGGCCTCGCCGCCGCCAAGGCCTTCGCCGAGGCGGGCATGAAGGTGGTCCTCTGCGACCTGCCCGGCGAGCCGCTGCAGGAGGCGGCCTCTGAGGTCTCGCGCCTGTGCGGCCGTCCCGCCGACATCATGGCCGCCGGCTGCGACGTCGCCCACGCCGAGAGCCTGGCGCAGGTGAAGGAGCGCGTGGTCTCCGAGTTCGGCGTCCCTTCGATCCTGATGAACAACGCCGGCATCGGCCTCAACCCCGGCGGCGTCGGCGAGAACCTGCCCGCCTGGCGGCGGCTGATCGACGTGAACTTCTGGGGCGTCGAGCACGGCCTGCAGGCCTTCGTGCCGTGCATGACCGCCGACGACGCGCCGCGGATGATCATCAACACCGGCTCCAAGCAGGGCATCACCACCCCGCCCGGCAACGCCGCCTACAATGTCGCCAAGGCGGCGGTGAAGGCTCTCACCGAAGCCCTCGCCTACGAGCTGCGCCAGAAGGACGGCTGCCGGGTCAGCGCCCACCTGCTGATTCCGGGCTTCACCTTCACCGGCATCACCGGCCGCGCCGAGAAGCCGGCCGCGGCCTGGACCGCCGAACAGGTCGTCGACTTCATGATCGACGCCCTCGCCAGGGGCGACTTCTACATCCTCTGCCCCGACAACGACGTCGACCGCCGCACCGACGAGAAGCGGATGGCCTGGGCGATCGGCGACATCATCGAGAACCGCCCAGCCCTCTCGCGCTGGCATTCGGATTACAAGGACGCCTTCGCCGCCTACATGGCCATGGACTAG